The proteins below come from a single Streptomyces sp. SS1-1 genomic window:
- a CDS encoding LLM class flavin-dependent oxidoreductase produces the protein MTDYGHDLLFGSFVTPTAGRAGQAVELAVTSERAGLDLVTFQDHPYQAAFLDTYTLLAYVAGRTERIHVSGNVTSLPLRPPAVLARAAASLDILSGGRFELGIGAGAFWDGIAAMGGRRLTAGQGVEALREGIAIIRDIWDTDTRGGVHHRGRYYEVDGAKRGPRPAHDIPVWVGAYKPKMLALTGAVGNGWLPSMEYLPRGVGSLPEMNALIDEAAQSAGRSPSDVRRLMNFMRAEFSPTSRGLLNAPAKAWSQQIAELALEHGLSTFIIGGDDAATIERFSAEVAPAARELVARERGR, from the coding sequence ATGACCGACTACGGACATGACCTGCTCTTCGGCTCGTTCGTCACGCCGACCGCGGGCAGGGCCGGCCAGGCCGTCGAGCTGGCCGTCACCAGCGAACGCGCCGGCCTCGATCTGGTCACCTTCCAGGACCACCCGTACCAGGCCGCGTTCTTGGACACCTACACGCTGCTCGCCTACGTGGCGGGCCGCACCGAACGCATCCACGTCAGCGGTAACGTCACCAGCCTGCCGCTGAGACCACCGGCCGTGCTGGCGCGGGCGGCGGCCTCCCTGGACATCCTTTCCGGGGGCCGGTTCGAACTGGGCATCGGCGCAGGTGCGTTTTGGGACGGCATCGCCGCCATGGGCGGCCGGCGCCTCACCGCAGGACAGGGCGTCGAGGCGCTGCGCGAGGGCATCGCCATCATCCGCGATATATGGGACACCGACACCCGAGGCGGCGTACACCACCGCGGTCGCTACTACGAGGTCGACGGGGCCAAGCGCGGCCCGCGTCCCGCGCACGACATCCCGGTCTGGGTCGGTGCCTACAAGCCCAAGATGCTTGCCCTCACCGGCGCCGTGGGCAACGGATGGCTGCCCTCCATGGAGTACCTGCCGCGAGGGGTGGGCTCGCTGCCCGAGATGAATGCCCTCATCGACGAGGCTGCCCAGTCGGCCGGCCGTTCCCCGTCCGACGTACGCCGCCTGATGAATTTCATGCGGGCTGAGTTCTCGCCCACCTCGCGCGGTCTGCTGAACGCCCCGGCCAAGGCGTGGTCGCAGCAGATCGCCGAGCTTGCGCTGGAACACGGCCTCAGCACCTTCATCATCGGCGGCGACGACGCGGCCACCATCGAGCGCTTCAGCGCCGAAGTGGCCCCGGCCGCCCGCGAACTCGTGGCGCGCGAACGGGGCCGCTGA
- a CDS encoding aldehyde dehydrogenase family protein — MKDLRACARGHLLPGRRRGCRIANDSPFGLQAHVFSSNPQRAHQVTERIEAGTVLVSRIFDDSEAPFGGMQQPEIGRHHHRYGLVSYLKTRAITA, encoded by the coding sequence GTGAAGGATCTTCGGGCCTGCGCTCGTGGTCATCTCCTACCAGGACGACGACGTGGCTGTCGCATTGCCAACGACTCCCCCTTCGGTCTGCAGGCACACGTCTTCTCGAGCAACCCCCAGCGAGCTCACCAGGTCACCGAACGAATCGAAGCCGGAACCGTCCTCGTCAGCAGGATCTTCGACGACTCCGAGGCTCCCTTTGGCGGAATGCAGCAGCCGGAGATCGGGCGCCACCATCACAGATACGGGCTCGTGTCCTACCTGAAAACCCGAGCCATCACCGCGTGA
- a CDS encoding NAD(P)H-binding protein → MRIVIAGGHGRVALLLERILAERGDSVAGIIRKPEQADDLVAVGAQPFVADLATASVERIAELVQDADAVVFAAAAGAGTGTERKELVDRDAALLLADGAEAAGVRRYLVVSSMGADPQAVDGAVDPEFRAYLRQHDPNNGQDEHGSSPLFGAYLRAKGAADEALRARETLDLTILRPGLLNDDKGTGKVLLAPATGVGGVPREDVAAVLAALLDTPGAAGRTVELISGETPVAQAVAALV, encoded by the coding sequence ATGCGTATCGTCATCGCCGGCGGACATGGAAGAGTCGCGCTCCTCTTGGAACGCATCCTTGCCGAGCGCGGGGATTCCGTCGCAGGGATCATCCGGAAACCTGAGCAGGCGGATGACCTAGTCGCTGTGGGTGCCCAACCGTTTGTGGCGGATCTCGCGACCGCATCTGTCGAGCGCATCGCGGAGTTGGTGCAGGACGCGGATGCCGTCGTTTTCGCAGCGGCTGCCGGCGCAGGCACAGGGACAGAACGCAAGGAACTGGTTGATCGCGATGCAGCATTGCTCCTTGCTGACGGGGCGGAGGCCGCCGGCGTGCGCAGATATCTGGTCGTGTCGTCGATGGGGGCTGATCCTCAAGCGGTAGACGGGGCTGTCGATCCGGAATTCAGGGCCTACCTGCGGCAACACGATCCGAACAATGGACAGGACGAGCACGGCAGTTCGCCCTTGTTCGGCGCTTACCTGAGAGCCAAGGGGGCTGCTGATGAGGCTCTGCGCGCACGCGAGACGCTCGACTTGACGATTCTGCGGCCTGGCTTGCTGAACGATGACAAGGGCACTGGGAAGGTCTTGTTGGCACCCGCGACCGGGGTGGGCGGTGTCCCACGCGAAGATGTTGCCGCAGTGCTGGCCGCGCTGCTTGATACACCCGGCGCAGCGGGGCGGACGGTTGAACTGATCAGCGGAGAGACACCGGTCGCACAAGCCGTCGCCGCCCTGGTGTAG
- a CDS encoding MarR family winged helix-turn-helix transcriptional regulator has product MPLLEDDFGFSIGVVFRAYARSVEAAVSKLTGGPRGYFILAAAVRGEAYSQRFLADRLGVDRTMMTYLLDDLEEADLVERKPDPADRRSRRIVATSRGAELYKVLHAEVSEIDGLLLSALPDESQAAFREMMYAVARKVTANEQTETGESAAESAGTEKAAQPVRRRRSRPNV; this is encoded by the coding sequence ATGCCTCTGCTGGAGGACGACTTCGGGTTCTCGATCGGCGTGGTCTTCCGCGCCTACGCAAGATCTGTCGAAGCGGCCGTCTCGAAGCTCACCGGCGGCCCGCGAGGCTACTTCATCCTTGCGGCCGCAGTTCGAGGAGAGGCGTACAGTCAACGGTTCCTCGCCGACCGACTGGGCGTTGACCGGACCATGATGACCTACCTGCTGGACGACCTGGAAGAAGCCGACCTGGTCGAACGCAAGCCGGACCCGGCGGACCGCAGGAGTCGACGCATTGTGGCCACCTCGCGCGGCGCAGAGTTGTACAAGGTGCTGCATGCGGAGGTCAGCGAGATCGATGGGCTGTTGCTGTCCGCTCTGCCCGATGAGTCACAGGCCGCGTTCCGGGAGATGATGTACGCGGTCGCGCGCAAGGTCACGGCGAACGAGCAAACCGAAACCGGCGAGAGCGCAGCGGAGTCGGCTGGTACCGAGAAAGCCGCGCAGCCTGTCCGGCGCAGGCGCTCGCGCCCCAACGTCTGA
- a CDS encoding PTS transporter subunit EIIC — protein MSNDNKHRDTAAAILPLVGGAGNVTSVVHCMTRLRLGLRDRSLVQEEALKALPAVMGVVDDDTYQIVLGPGTVARVTPEFETLVQKERAAAPVVPTAPQDTASAPSDPAPVTAEELAAQGAALRAERKARNATPFKVFLRRIANVFVPLIPALIGSGIIAGINGLLINMEWLPGVTPALAAIASGFMALIAVFVGYNTAKEFGGTPILGGAVASVIVYAGVANVEAFGQSLSPGQGGVLGALGAALLGVQVEKWSRRWVPEAVDVLVTPTITVLVAGLVTLFGLMFAAGEVSTSIGDFANWLLANGGAGAGLVLGGLFLPLVMLGLHQALIPIHTTLIEQDSFTVLLPILAMAGAGQVGAAIAVYLRLPHNTSIRTTIKSALWPGFLGVGEPLIYGVSLPLGRPFITASVGGALGGAFVGFFNQLGDAVGSTAIGPSGWALFPLLDGNKGLGVSIAIYAGGLLVGYVGGFLATYYYGFTKTMLTELNVGTAEPTVPASDAPSPVAHEELVVASSRGDVADV, from the coding sequence ATGAGCAACGACAACAAGCACCGCGACACCGCGGCCGCGATCCTTCCGCTGGTCGGCGGTGCCGGGAACGTCACCTCGGTCGTCCATTGCATGACCCGGCTGCGGCTGGGGCTGCGCGATCGCTCGCTGGTTCAGGAGGAGGCACTCAAGGCGCTGCCCGCGGTGATGGGCGTCGTCGACGACGACACCTACCAGATCGTGCTGGGGCCAGGCACCGTAGCCCGGGTCACCCCAGAGTTCGAGACACTTGTCCAAAAGGAGCGCGCGGCCGCGCCGGTGGTCCCCACCGCTCCTCAAGACACCGCCTCCGCCCCCAGTGATCCTGCGCCCGTCACCGCCGAGGAGCTGGCCGCGCAGGGCGCCGCACTGAGGGCCGAACGCAAGGCCAGGAACGCCACACCGTTCAAGGTTTTCCTGCGAAGGATCGCGAACGTTTTCGTTCCGCTGATCCCGGCACTCATCGGATCCGGCATCATCGCGGGCATCAACGGCCTGCTGATCAACATGGAGTGGCTGCCGGGCGTCACCCCCGCCCTCGCCGCCATAGCCTCCGGCTTCATGGCACTCATAGCGGTCTTCGTCGGCTACAACACGGCGAAGGAGTTCGGCGGCACACCGATCCTCGGCGGCGCCGTCGCATCCGTCATCGTCTACGCCGGCGTGGCCAATGTCGAGGCATTCGGCCAGAGCCTCTCCCCGGGCCAGGGCGGCGTGCTGGGCGCACTGGGGGCGGCGCTGCTCGGCGTACAGGTGGAGAAGTGGTCCCGCCGTTGGGTGCCGGAAGCTGTTGACGTTCTGGTGACCCCCACCATCACAGTACTCGTCGCCGGTCTGGTCACCCTTTTCGGCTTGATGTTCGCGGCCGGGGAAGTCTCGACTTCCATCGGTGACTTCGCGAACTGGCTGCTAGCCAACGGTGGTGCAGGAGCTGGTCTGGTCCTCGGCGGGCTCTTCCTGCCGCTCGTCATGCTGGGTCTGCACCAGGCACTGATTCCCATCCACACCACGCTGATCGAGCAGGACTCCTTCACCGTCCTCCTTCCGATCCTCGCCATGGCGGGTGCGGGACAAGTTGGCGCGGCGATCGCCGTCTACCTCCGCCTTCCTCACAACACCTCGATCCGCACCACTATCAAGTCCGCGCTATGGCCCGGGTTCCTTGGTGTCGGCGAACCGCTGATCTACGGTGTATCGCTCCCCCTCGGTCGTCCGTTCATCACGGCCTCCGTCGGCGGTGCGCTCGGTGGGGCGTTCGTGGGCTTCTTCAACCAACTCGGTGACGCGGTCGGCTCCACCGCGATCGGCCCCTCCGGTTGGGCGCTCTTCCCTCTGCTCGACGGGAACAAGGGTCTGGGCGTATCGATCGCGATCTACGCAGGAGGACTGCTTGTCGGCTACGTCGGGGGATTTCTCGCGACGTACTACTACGGCTTCACGAAGACCATGCTCACCGAACTGAACGTGGGCACTGCCGAGCCCACTGTTCCTGCCTCCGATGCACCGTCTCCTGTGGCTCACGAAGAACTGGTGGTGGCCTCATCTCGAGGGGACGTCGCGGACGTCTGA